The following nucleotide sequence is from Phycisphaera sp..
GGCTGCCGGTGCTGCTGGTGGCCGCGGCGCGGCGCAAGCTACCCAAGGGCTTGTTCGTCGCGGCGCTGGTGCCAACGGCCTTCAACATCGTGGGCCAGGTGTGCTTCACCTGGGCGCACTACATGCTCGACCCGGGCATGCTGACGTTCGCGCTGCGGGCCCACATCGTGTTCGTAACCATCGGGGCCGCGCTGCTGTTCGCCAGCGAGCGGGTCGTGATTCGCCGGCCGCTGTTCCTGTTGGGCGTGGTGCTGGTGATCGTCGGAACGAGCGCGACGATCCTGTTCGCCCCTGAAATACCCTCAACCGCGAGCGAGGCTAGCGGCGTGCTGGCCGACGACCCCGCTTTGGCGCGCACGCTTGGTGTTGCACTGTCCATCGCGGCGGGTGCGCTCTTCGCGTGTTATGCCCTGAGCGTGCGCAAGTTCATGGTCGGGGTAAACTCGATCCTGGCGTTCGCGGCCATCAGCCAGTACACCGCCCTGGCGATGGTGGGCCTGATGCTCGGGCTCGGTACTTCGTATGGCCTGACCGCGCTGCCCACCGCGTGGCACGAGGGGGCGGGCAACCTGACCGTGCTAGGCTTCTGGCTGCTGCTGGCCAGCAGCGTCATCGGCATCGCGTTGGGGCACGTGGCGTACTACATGTCGATCAACCGCCTGGGCGTCGCGGTCGCCAGCGGGGTGATCCAGCTCCAGCCGTTCGTGGTGAGCATCGCGAGCCTGATGCTGTTCAAGGAGTTGCTCACCGGCGGGCAGTGGGTCGCCGGCGCGATCGCCGTATGCGGTGCGGGCTCGATGCTGTGGAGCCAGCATCGGGCGCAGCGTGGCAAGCCGCCGCTGTTCGCCGCCTGGCGCAAGACCACGACCACCGAACCCCGCCCGGAAGAACTGCCGGCCGATCACGTCGCCGCGGCGTCGATGGCGAGTGAGGATCGCGCCGAGCGATAGCCGGCCGCACCCTGTCATGTCGATCTGCGAAATCCTCAGGGATTGGCCATTGCGAAGACAACGGCGATCAAGACCACCCCGAAGTAGACCAGCGCCAGCCCGAGGTGCAGGTAGCTGGCGATGAGGCCGATGATGGCCAGCACCTTCGCCGACGAGTTGGTGTTGCCGGTGCGCTTCATCTTGCCGAGCGCCATGTGGCCCAGGATCACTCCGGGGATCGCGGCCAGAACGCTCAGGCAGAACCAGGACGCCAACCCCAAACCAAAGGCCCAACCGGCGAGCGGCTCGAACTCGTCTTCGGGCCGGCCAATGTTGCCAGTGGGCACCACTGGCGGGGTCGAGTAGCCCACACCACCCGTGGCGGGCTGGCCGAACATCGCTGCGACGGGCTCCCACTCGGTCGCCCCGACCTCGGCTGCCAGAGCCCCATTGGCGAGTTCGCCCTTCTCGAACATGCCCTTGAGTTGCTCGAGGGGCACGGGGCCCGCGGGCTGGCGGCTGGCATCGGTGTAGTAGTAGTCGGCCATGGAGTCGGTCCCCCTGCTGGTTCGTGGCAATCCTTGGGGGCAACCCCCGCCCAGGGTATTCGGAAACCGGCGGTGACAATGTCAGTGGGCCGGATGTTGGTTACTCGCAGCCAGCGGCGAAGGCGTTCTGGAAGCACAGGAAGTCGAACAGGCTCAGCGAGCCGTCGCCGTCGCAGTCGGCCAGCGGATCGCCCGCCGCGAACAGGTTCTGGAAGCAGAGGAAGTCGAACAAGCTCAACGACCCATCGCCGTCGCAGTCGGCCGGGCAGCCCGATTCGGGCCCCTCAGCGACAAGCGTCAGGTCGGCCATCACGTCGAGCGCAATCGACTCGAGCGTGAGATTGAGCACGACGTTCGCTGTCGACCCGGGCGGCAAGATGGTGGGC
It contains:
- a CDS encoding DUF4190 domain-containing protein, with protein sequence MADYYYTDASRQPAGPVPLEQLKGMFEKGELANGALAAEVGATEWEPVAAMFGQPATGGVGYSTPPVVPTGNIGRPEDEFEPLAGWAFGLGLASWFCLSVLAAIPGVILGHMALGKMKRTGNTNSSAKVLAIIGLIASYLHLGLALVYFGVVLIAVVFAMANP
- a CDS encoding DMT family transporter, which translates into the protein MSGVPTSSEAPPSQLGGVILVVFTLLGWSSVPLFLRYFAEDIDGWTSNGWRYGFAALIWLPVLLVAAARRKLPKGLFVAALVPTAFNIVGQVCFTWAHYMLDPGMLTFALRAHIVFVTIGAALLFASERVVIRRPLFLLGVVLVIVGTSATILFAPEIPSTASEASGVLADDPALARTLGVALSIAAGALFACYALSVRKFMVGVNSILAFAAISQYTALAMVGLMLGLGTSYGLTALPTAWHEGAGNLTVLGFWLLLASSVIGIALGHVAYYMSINRLGVAVASGVIQLQPFVVSIASLMLFKELLTGGQWVAGAIAVCGAGSMLWSQHRAQRGKPPLFAAWRKTTTTEPRPEELPADHVAAASMASEDRAER